From a region of the Mytilus galloprovincialis chromosome 3, xbMytGall1.hap1.1, whole genome shotgun sequence genome:
- the LOC143069524 gene encoding protein pellino-like codes for MNAAIADISSEKLVHTGTPLQSSPSRAPRSYTKYGELVVLGYNGHLPSGDKGRRKSKFILHKKQTGNGVKPFRKHIVKNPHSAKAVQDLHQHSVTYTLSRNQAVIVEYKHDADTDMFQIGRSSETPIDFVVMDTIPGNERLATDNITQSTISRFSCRIVVDRDPPCTARIYAAGFDSGNNIFLGEKAVKWYLGEQIDGLTTNGVFIMKPHGGFNATASPGVWREISVGGAVYPLRESRSAPLKSNQITEEDNILYDGTLIDLCGATLLWRSAMGLVASPSEHEFENLVETINAGRPQCPVGLMTLVLPSKGTLGAADKQPYVYLKCGHVHGQHEWGQKDDSRTCPLCLMDGPFIKLKMGCELSVYVDSDLPTHCYNPCGHMASKNTAKYWSQVPVPHGCQGFQTVCPFCATPLLDPPFIQLIFQDNIE; via the exons ATGAATG CTGCCATTGCTGATATATCAAGTGAAAAACTGGTTCACACAGGAACACCTTTACAAAGTTCTCCTTCAAGAGCCCCTAGATCTTACACCAAGTATGGAGAGCTAGTTGTCTTAGG ttACAATGGACACTTACCCAGTGGTGACaaaggaagaagaaagagtaaatTTATCTTACATAAAAAACAGACAGGAAATGGTGTCAAACCATTCCGGAAACATATTGTTAAAAACCCGCATTCCGCTAAG GCAGTACAAGACCTACATCAACACTCTGTGACATACACCTTGTCTAGAAACCAGGCTGTGATAGTGGAATACAAACATGATGCTGACACAGATATGTTTCAG ATTGGAAGATCATCAGAAACACCAATTGATTTTGTTGTCATGGATACCATTCCTGGAAATGAGAGGCTGGCTACAGATAATATAACACAGAGTACAATATCACGGTTTTCATGTAGAATTGTAGTTGATAGAGATCCACCATGCACTGCTAGAATCTATGCTGCAGGGTTTGATTCTGGCAACAATATTTTCTTAGGG GAAAAGGCAGTAAAGTGGTACTTGGGAGAACAGATAGATGGTTTAACAACAAATGGTGTTTTTATAATGAAACCTCATGGTGGGTTTAATGCCACTGCCTCCCCTGGCGTGTGGAGAGAGATATCTGTTGGTGGTGCTGTCTATCCACTCAGAGAATCAAGATCAGCTCCTTTAAAGAGTAATCAG attACAGAAGAAGATAATATATTATATGACGGTACTCTGATTGATCTTTGTGGAGCTACTTTACTATGGAGATCTGCCATGGGATTAGTTGCATCTCCG AGCGAACACGAGTTTGAAAACCTAGTGGAGACTATAAACGCTGGCCGTCCTCAGTGTCCTGTAGGTTTAATGACTCTTGTTTTACCAAGTAAAGGAACATTGGGTGCTGCAGATAAACAACCATATGTTTATCTCAAATGTGGGCATGTTCATGGTCAACATGAGTGGGGACAGAAAGATGATAGTAGGACCTGTCCTCTATGTCTAATG GATGGTCCATTTATAAAGTTAAAGATGGGATGTGAACTAAGTGTGTATGTAGATTCTGACCTTCCTACTCATTGCTATAATCCATGTGGTCACATGGCATCTAAAAACACAGCAAA ATACTGGTCACAAGTTCCTGTCCCTCATGGTTGTCAAGGTTTCCAGACAGTTTGTCCATTCTGTGCGACACCATTATTAGATCCTCCATTTATTCAGTTGATA